A DNA window from Callospermophilus lateralis isolate mCalLat2 chromosome X, mCalLat2.hap1, whole genome shotgun sequence contains the following coding sequences:
- the Nxf3 gene encoding nuclear RNA export factor 3 → MGHNSQANTLQRRARCWGIFRRRFPNWSEPVSAAMNISSYQQQEGDSAMNDAHMDSGVRYTPYAIPSHHWRSNLYKQDQTHGNMERAQKPPERRTEGNRQNGTLGSWFKITIPFGIKYEEKWLLNLIQSQCSLPFTPVEFHYEKMQAQFFVENASIAFALKNIGDKIRDEDNEKISIFVTPSEVPCSIKDLQSEKVEQVKLTMNKQCDASHQALDIQRPPVEPNLMTHAIEMAPNPRKHMVTSLNIPEENKPNVKSAGKMDSGKGLEPEEMCADRNSLCTTFLDKSNNMNSILELFPKLLCLDGQESPRPTLCGIEAHKKLPTCKGSFFGSDILKNLVLQFLQQYYLIYDYGDRKSLLSTYHIEACFSLTIPFNPKDPALNSFCEYFKYNRDIKKLKDSYQWKQLKHTKHDILDTLCVLPKTRHDLSSFVVDMWFQTETMLCFSVNGLFKEVEGKSQGSVRAFIRTFIAIPGSNSSLCIINDKLFVRDPSLQGNQSPFCIPMATCSSTSVPALSQEQQEMVQAFSVRSGMNLRWSQKIISNTLERSENDSEWNPEENIFCVLVLGGIGGRVSSGDVQPSRDPELQSDAAQGAVVTCVWLPAPRCPAHGGLATGPGKAEQVRALGPARSGQASSSLQAQRGCRRTARWSPPLSPHPSILEHINSGALASGVQGG, encoded by the exons GTCACAATTCCCAAGCTAACACCCTTCAAAGAAGAGCAAGATGCTGGGGTATTTTTCGAAGGAGATTTCCAAATTGGTCTGAGCCAGTCAGTGCTGCCATGAATATTTCATCCTACCAGCAGCAAGAAGGAGATTCAGCAATGAATGATGCCCACATGGATTCTGGAGTTAGATA CACTCCCTATGCCATCCCATCCCATCATTGGAGAAGCAATTTATACAAACAAGACCAGACCCATGGTAATATGGAGAGAGCACAAAAACCTCCAGAGCGAAGAACCGAGGGAAACAGGCAGAATGGAACCTTAGGGAGCTGGTTCAAGATCACA ATTCCATTTGGCATAAAATATGAAGAGAAGTGGCTGTTGAATTTGATTCAGAGCCAGTGTAGTCTTCCTTTTACTCCGGTTGAG TTTCACTATGAGAAAATGCAGGCCCAGTTCTTTGTTGAGAATGCCAGCATTGCCTTCGCATTGAAGAATATTGGTGATAAGATTCGGGATGAGGATAATGAAAAG ATATCAATCTTTGTCACTCCTTCTGAGGTACCCTGCTCTATTAAGGATCTGCAGTCAGAAAAGGTAGAGCAAGTGAAG TTAACCATGAACAAACAATGTGATGCCTCCCATCAAGCTCTTGACATTCAGAGACCCCCTGTTGAACCAA ACTTGATGACCCATGCTATTGAAATGGCACCAAATCCTAGAAAGCACATGGTTACTTCCTTGAATATTCCTGAAGAGAACAAACCCAAT GTGAAgtctgcagggaagatggacagcgGGAAAGGGCTGGAACCAGAAGAGATGTGTGCAGACAGAAACTCTCTGTGCACCACCTTCCTGGATAAGTCCAACAACATGAA CTCCATCCTGGAATTGTTTCCCAAGTTATTATGTCTG GATGGGCAGGAGTCACCTAGACCAACTCTATGTGGCATTGAAGCTCACAAGAAGTTACCAACTTGCAAG GGAAGCTTCTTTGGATCTGACATATTGAAGAATCTGGTCCTACAGTTCCTACAGCA GTATTACTTGATCTATGACTATGGAGACCGAAAGAGTCTCCTGAGCACTTATCATATTGAGGCCTGCTTCTCTCTGACCATTCCGTTCAACCCCAAGGATCCAGCCCT gAACAGCTTTTGTGAGTATTTCAAGTATAACAGGGATATAAAGAAGCTCAAGGATTCCT ACCagtggaagcaactgaagcacaCAAAACATGACATCTTGGATACCCTCTGCGTACTGCCCAAGACTCGGCATGACCTCAGCTCCTTTGTGGTGGACATGTGGTTCCAGACG GAAACAATGCTCTGCTTCTCTGTGAATGGTTTGTTCAAGGAAG TGGAAGGAAAGTCCCAGGGCTCTGTTCGTGCCTTCATCAGAACCTTCATCGCTATTCCTGGAAGCAATTCCAG CCTGTGCATCATCAATGATAAGCTGTTTGTGCGAGACCCTAGCCTCCAGGGGAACCAGAGCCCCTTCTGCATCCCTATGGCCACATGTTCCTCCACCTCTGTGCCTGCcctctcccaggagcagcaggaaATGGTACAGGCTTTCTCTGTCCGGTCTGGGATGAACCTCAGGTGGTCTCAGAA aataattTCAAACACTCTAGAGCGTTCTGAAAATGACAGTGAGTGGAACCCAGAAGAAAACATCTTCTGTGTG TTGGTGTTGGGGGGGATTGGGGGGAGGGTGAGCTCTGGTGACGTTCAGCCTTCACGTGACCCAGAGCTGCAGAGCGACGCAGCCCAGGGTGCAGTCGTCACTTGCGTCTGGCTACCAGCTCCCCGCTGCCCTGCGCACGGCGGGCTGGCAACGGGCCCGGGGAAAGCGGAGCAGGTAAGGGCCCTGGGGCCCGCGCGTAGCGGCCAAGCCAGCAGCAGCTTGCAGGCCCAGCGCGGATGCAGGAGGACAGCGCGGTGGAGCCCCCCGCTTTCTCCACACCCCAGCATTCTAGAGCACATAAATAGTGGCGCCCTGGCGTCGGGGGTGCAGGGCGGCTGA
- the LOC143639126 gene encoding protein BEX1-like — protein MESKEEQVGKNTNMENAPKKKEQKEQDDNKGEPLALPLEAGEYFVPRGNRRRFRVRQPILHYRWDLMHRLGEPQARMREENMERFGEEVRQLMEKLRERQLSHSLRAVSTDPPHHDHHDEFCLMP, from the coding sequence ATGGAATCCAAAGAGGAACAAGTGGGAAAAAATACCAACATGGAAAATGCCCCAAAGAAAAAGGAACAAAAGGAGCAAGATGATAATAAAGGGGAGCCCTTGGCCCTCCCTTTGGAAGCTGGTGAATACTTTGTGCCTAGAGGAAATCGTAGGCGCTTCCGTGTTAGGCAGCCCATCCTGCACTATAGATGGGACCTGATGCACAGGCTTGGAGAGCCACAGGCAAGGATGAGAGAAGAGAATATGGAAAGGTTTGGGGAGGAGGTGAGACAGCTCATGGAAAAGCTGAGGGAAAGGCAGTTGAGTCATAGCCTGCGTGCAGTTAGCACTGACCCCCCTCACCATGACCATCATGATGAGTTTTGCCTTATGCCCTGA